A section of the Dehalobacter sp. DCM genome encodes:
- a CDS encoding sigma-70 family RNA polymerase sigma factor codes for MAKFERKTNYREKHPDLSDEIIETLEKSDRKMEYQQYDLKVERYRIDYAKGAVTYLPSREDSYERLLEENRQFAADAECVDDTVVKAVMIEKMLACLKRLTSKEQELITELFFKSKSERQLSMETGIPYMTIHDRKVKILYKLKKLMEK; via the coding sequence ATGGCTAAATTTGAAAGAAAGACGAATTATCGGGAAAAACATCCCGATTTAAGCGATGAAATCATTGAGACACTTGAAAAAAGCGACCGGAAGATGGAGTACCAGCAATATGACCTGAAGGTGGAGAGATACAGGATTGACTATGCCAAAGGAGCCGTTACATACCTTCCTAGCCGAGAGGATTCCTACGAAAGGCTTCTGGAGGAAAACAGGCAGTTTGCCGCCGATGCTGAATGCGTGGATGATACCGTTGTGAAAGCTGTGATGATTGAGAAAATGCTGGCCTGCCTCAAGCGGCTTACCTCGAAAGAACAGGAGTTGATCACCGAACTGTTTTTCAAGAGCAAGAGTGAGCGCCAGTTATCGATGGAAACAGGCATTCCCTACATGACCATCCATGACCGAAAGGTCAAAATCCTTTACAAATTAAAAAAACTTATGGAAAAGTAA
- a CDS encoding recombinase family protein: MEKEALAELLKKDLVVGYVYGLDGERQEYYFEKSPSNIASFVMLKKDHADKIVLTDTLDRLILNTFGEFINSCPDQKLLQDITKELVPMQLGEKEPVSIPIASVEEVQAFWSQESRLRAWIYCQIDAPEDTHGALKGQKKELMDYAEQMEFAVVGESEDIGSSLDCDCAGLAEVMKAAGDGKMDILLIKKLDRLGRDTAKLLEFLRGLDKLGVELYSPLEGLIQLDYQSPSLSLQ; encoded by the coding sequence ATGGAAAAGGAAGCGTTAGCAGAACTGCTAAAAAAGGATCTTGTCGTCGGATATGTGTACGGGCTTGATGGTGAGAGGCAGGAATACTACTTTGAGAAGTCTCCGTCCAACATCGCCAGCTTTGTCATGCTGAAAAAGGATCATGCGGACAAAATTGTTCTGACGGATACGCTGGACAGGCTGATATTAAATACCTTTGGCGAATTTATTAACAGCTGCCCGGATCAGAAGCTTCTGCAGGACATCACAAAAGAGCTGGTACCCATGCAACTGGGCGAAAAGGAGCCTGTCAGCATCCCGATTGCGAGCGTTGAAGAAGTTCAAGCCTTCTGGAGCCAGGAAAGCCGGCTGCGCGCATGGATTTACTGCCAGATCGACGCGCCGGAGGATACCCACGGAGCCTTAAAAGGGCAGAAAAAGGAGCTCATGGATTACGCCGAGCAGATGGAATTTGCGGTCGTTGGCGAATCTGAGGATATCGGGAGCAGTCTGGATTGTGACTGCGCCGGTCTCGCCGAGGTCATGAAGGCCGCCGGAGATGGCAAAATGGATATATTGCTTATAAAAAAGCTTGACCGCCTGGGGCGGGATACGGCAAAATTACTGGAGTTTCTAAGAGGACTGGATAAGCTGGGTGTCGAGCTTTATTCACCGTTGGAAGGCCTAATTCAGCTGGATTATCAAAGTCCTTCCCTTTCTCTGCAGTGA
- a CDS encoding recombinase family protein, whose amino-acid sequence MAKKVVRIDPVRQQVVRQLQPKKRVCAYCRVSTDSREQQNSFTTQMEYYTALIENQENWQFAGIYADEARSGTKLQKRDEFLRMMKDCEDGKIDMIITKSLTRFARNTVDSIQALRRLKEFGVSVYFEKEHIDSLSEKSELMLTILSSLAQGESESISTNNKWAAIKRFQDGTFILGTPAYGYTKDVNGELLIQEEEAAVVRRIFREYLNGKGTYAIAKDLSEEGIPTIRSAEKWHDGVIKEMLLNPIYTGNLLHQKTMTTQVLPFKRQRNKGQLPQYLIEDNHEPLISHEQVEAIRKIFEYRRKQMGMDDSEKYRSRYAFSSKILCGECGGMLRRQKIYIGKPYEKIQWCCRQHILDNTKCSQKAIREDDVQWAFSVMWNKLVSNYTDILTPLLDILKKLRMDEQQEQEIGDCSNRIMELTEQGHILSRLVSKGYIDPAVFIERQNTLTIELAAIKKKRSQLLDNNGFDQEITGTEQLLELIRNNPHVIEEYREDFFLQAIDKVIIQKNGQIIFRLINRLELSESYRKEAVEDDAKAYAHRV is encoded by the coding sequence ATGGCAAAAAAAGTAGTAAGAATAGATCCTGTTAGACAACAGGTCGTCCGGCAATTACAGCCGAAAAAGCGGGTGTGTGCCTATTGCCGGGTAAGTACCGATTCTCGTGAGCAGCAGAATTCTTTTACCACACAGATGGAGTATTACACTGCCTTAATTGAAAATCAAGAGAACTGGCAGTTTGCCGGAATCTACGCCGATGAAGCAAGAAGCGGGACGAAGCTGCAAAAAAGAGATGAATTCTTGAGGATGATGAAGGATTGCGAGGACGGGAAGATTGATATGATCATAACCAAATCCTTGACCCGGTTCGCCAGAAACACTGTAGACAGCATCCAGGCACTTCGGAGATTGAAGGAGTTTGGCGTCTCCGTCTATTTTGAAAAGGAGCATATCGACAGCCTGTCGGAGAAAAGTGAGCTGATGCTGACCATTTTAAGCTCGCTAGCTCAGGGTGAATCCGAAAGCATATCAACCAACAACAAATGGGCGGCGATTAAACGCTTTCAAGACGGTACCTTCATCCTTGGCACTCCCGCTTACGGCTATACCAAGGATGTAAATGGCGAGCTATTAATCCAGGAGGAAGAAGCCGCAGTAGTCCGTCGCATATTCAGAGAATATTTAAACGGTAAGGGCACATATGCAATCGCCAAGGATTTATCGGAGGAAGGAATCCCAACGATACGCTCGGCTGAGAAATGGCATGACGGTGTGATAAAGGAAATGTTGTTAAATCCAATTTACACCGGAAATCTGCTTCATCAGAAAACCATGACCACACAGGTGCTGCCCTTTAAGAGACAGAGAAACAAGGGTCAGCTTCCTCAATACCTGATTGAGGACAACCATGAACCCCTTATCTCACATGAACAGGTGGAGGCGATTAGGAAAATCTTCGAATACCGCAGAAAGCAGATGGGGATGGACGATTCGGAGAAATACCGAAGCCGGTACGCTTTCAGCAGCAAAATCTTATGCGGCGAATGCGGCGGTATGCTCCGAAGACAGAAAATCTACATCGGCAAGCCCTATGAGAAAATCCAATGGTGCTGCCGTCAGCACATTTTGGACAACACCAAATGCAGCCAAAAGGCAATTAGGGAGGATGACGTCCAGTGGGCTTTCAGTGTGATGTGGAACAAGCTTGTAAGCAATTATACCGATATCCTCACTCCCCTGCTGGATATACTTAAAAAGCTTCGAATGGACGAGCAGCAGGAGCAGGAAATCGGGGACTGCAGTAATAGAATCATGGAACTTACAGAGCAGGGTCATATACTCAGTAGATTGGTATCGAAGGGGTATATAGACCCTGCGGTATTTATAGAGCGGCAAAATACCCTGACAATAGAGCTTGCCGCTATAAAAAAGAAAAGAAGCCAGCTTCTGGATAATAACGGTTTCGACCAAGAGATCACCGGAACAGAGCAACTACTGGAGCTGATCAGAAACAATCCTCATGTTATTGAAGAATACCGTGAGGATTTTTTTTTACAGGCGATAGACAAGGTCATCATACAGAAAAATGGACAAATCATCTTCCGGCTTATCAACCGACTGGAGTTGTCCGAATCCTACAGGAAGGAGGCGGTAGAGGATGATGCAAAGGCATATGCCCATCGGGTATAA
- a CDS encoding SHOCT domain-containing protein, with amino-acid sequence MSKNQAANEVKYKVAVKLLDIMLRNGLISPAEHKKIDELNRQTFTPELSGVYV; translated from the coding sequence ATGTCAAAGAATCAAGCAGCCAATGAGGTCAAATATAAGGTGGCGGTGAAACTACTGGATATAATGCTCCGTAACGGCCTTATCTCCCCTGCTGAGCACAAAAAAATAGACGAATTGAATCGTCAAACTTTCACGCCGGAGCTTTCCGGAGTATATGTGTAA